TCTTCTTTTTAGTTTATCGCTTAGTGCATATGATATAGACGATACAACATCAAATGTTTCATTACTTGAACACAGTTCTATTTTTCTCGATCATACAAACAGTCTTGAAAAAGAAGAAGTTCTAACTAAAAAGTTTCAAATAAATAATCAGAAGGTAATTAACCTTGGTATAGTTCCAGATACTGCTCTTTGGATCAAGTTTACTCTCAAAAACAAGACAGATAAACCACTAACAAAAATCATAGAATATGCTAATTCAGAAACCGAAGATCTCCTGTTTATTGACGGTGATAAAACTATTAAAGATGGGATGTTTCATCATAGGGATTCAAGAGACTCTCTCAATCCTACTTTTGAAATCACCTTGCAACCTTTTGAAGAGAAAACATACTTCATTAAGGGGCATTGTAAAATTTCAACATTTGTAGCAAAAATTATTTTATGGAATAAAACTGATTTTGTAGAGCATAGCTATACACAGAAGTTCTATATGATTACTTTTTTTACAATCATTGTAACTCTTTTGCTTTACAACCTTATGCTCTTCATCTTTACCAGAGATATAGTTTACTTGTACTATATCCTATATCTCACAGCAGTAATTTTCTTTGAGTCAATCTATCTCGGAGTTGCTCAGCTCTACCTTTTTTCCAATGCTATTTCAGAGTTTGTCACAAAAGCGACGATGTGCTACATTGTTATACTTGTTTTACCGATGCTCCTTTTTACGATGGAATTTTTACATACAGAAAGATTTAAAAAGACACATCTATTTTTAAAAACTTATCTCTATGGGCTTCCTATTATTGCTCTATTGAGTTTTGATAATTTTTTATTTGATCTAAATGTAATGTTAATTTTTTTCCCGTTAGGATTTTTAATGGTATTGTCAGGATTCTATGCTCTAAAAAATGGGACAAAAGAAGCATCTATCTACCTTATAGGGTGGACATTCGTAATCATCTCTCTCATCTTCTCGGTCATACAGTCTCTAGGTGGTTATAATATATTTGAACACTTCAGATATATAAACGAAGTTGCCTTTTCACTAGAAGCCTTTACCTTCTCAATAGCACTTGCTTATCGTATAAGACGTTTACATCTTCAAAAAGACACCCTTAACCAAAAACTTATAGAGTTGCAACAAGATGAACAAAAACGTCTTCAAACACTTGTAGAGAAACAGACTCATGATCTCAAAACCTCTTTGGAGGAAAAAGACCTACTCTATAAAGAGTTGCAACACCGAGTAAAAAACAATCTTGCAATGGTAATTTCACTTTTACAATTGCAGATCCATAAGACAACTGTTAAAAGTACTAAAAATGAACTTACTGTTACTTGTAATAGAATCAACTCTTTTGCAAAACTCTATGAACTTTTGCACTTATCAGATGATCATTCCATGATCAATACAGAACTATATTTTCAAAACATTATCAAGAATATCAAGATACATTTTAAACTCCATGTAAATATTCTTTACGACATTAAATACAATATACCAGTAAAGGACTCTATCTATTGCGGATTGATTTTAAATGAACTTATTACAAACTCCTTTAAATACGCTTTTAACAATGAAGGGACAATTCTTGTACGTACCTACAAAAAAGATCACTATATTTACATGTCTGTAGAAGATAATGGTAAAGGGTACGATCTAAAGAAAACTCCGTCACTTGGATTGACGATAGTAGATACATTAACTCAAAAGCAACTCCGTGGTACAATAGATGTACAAGTAGATAACGGAACAAAAACAATAATTAAGTGGAAAGAGGAAAGTTAAATATGAAAGGTTTAAACATTCTTATCATCGAGGATGAAAGTATTCTTGCTTTAAACTTATCTCTCCAACTCAAAGAAGCGGGGTTTCATGTTGTTGATAATGCCACAAATTTTGAAGATGCTTTTTCACTATTAAAACAACACAGTGAAATTAACCTGCTCATTATGGATATACATCTCAATGATAAAATAGACGGTGTTGACTTCTATAAACAACTTAACGAAAAAATTCCAGTCATTTACCTCACAGCCTATACAGATGATCAGACTATCAATAAAGCGATAGAGACTCAGCCTTTAGGCTATTTGGCAAAGCCTCTAAATGAAAGAGAGCTTTTTGCTTTACTGAAACTTGCGGCTTTAAAAAGAAAACCTCTACAAACATCAAAAGAAAATCTTTTAACACTTCCAAACAACTATATTTTTGATCGAGAGCACGATATACTGACCCATAATGGTCAACGGGTAAAAATAAATGGGAAAAAACTTCAACTTTTAAAACTACTTATTGAAGCAAAAGGGGAATATATTCCATTTGAGATAATAGAAGATGAACTTTATAAAGACAATCCTCCTAGTGAATCTTCTCTAAGAACATTGGTTTACAGACTCCGTTCTCAGCTTGGATATGATTTCATTGAGACACAACGAGCATATGGAATTCGACTCTCTATGCAAAATTCATCATAAATTCTAAATTTTTTAGATACAATGCATATTTAAGTGAAAGATGAGGATACATTTCATCTTTAGTGTGATTTTGCTCTACCCGTGTGAACCAACCTAAAGACTCTCCAATATTTTGACACGAAATTTTTAAACAAGGTTGCTTTATGGCAGAATTAGTAAACGGATCAGTTAAATGGTTCAACGAGGAAAAAGGTTATGGTTTCATTCAACAAGACAATGGTGGTAGTGATGTATTTGTACACTTCCGTCAAGTAAACAATCCAAATGGTGGTAGAGTTTCTCTTCAAGAGGGGCAAAAAGTTACTTTCGAAATCGGTGAGGGACAAAAAGGTCCTCAAGCTGAGAACGTAACAGCTGTATAATCTTTATACAAAGTAGGGAAATTTTTCCCTACACCTTCTTTACAATCTGATAACATTCACGAGCTATCTCAAGCTCTTCATCTGTTTTTATTACAAAACTTTTTAAATTTTTCAATATTGCTTTATCTAAGATCTTATCCCGTATCACTTGAGAATTTTCACCTATACCGCCGCTAAAGACAATAGCATCCACCTCTGTGTCAAGCAACATGAAATAAGCCCCTATATACTTATGGATTCGTCTCACCATCATTTTAATCGCAAGTTTTGCACGCTCATCATTACGCTCTAAAATTGTCCGAATATCATTCTCCCCGCAAACTCCAATCAGTCCCGACTTTTTATTTAAGATGGTATCTACTTCCTCAACACTCAAATTTAGAGACTTTTGCATATATAATACGATCTCCGCATCAAGATCACCGCTGCGACTCCCCATCATTAAACCCTCTAGTGGAGTAAATCCCATAGAGATATCTACACTTTTACCGTTTTGAATAGCACAAATACTCTCACCGTTTCCTAGGTGGAGTGAGATAAGGCTTGTCTTTTCAGGTTCTTTGTTTAAAAGTTTTGCAGCCTCTTTTAAAAGATAACTATGCGAAGTACCGTGAAAGCCGTAACGTCTGATATGATTTTTTTCATACATCTCATACGGCAGTGCATACATATAGGCCTCTTTTTGCAAACTAGAGTGAAATGCGGTATCAAACACTGCTACTTGAGGAATATTTGGAGCAAACTTTTGCATCACCTCTATCCCCTCCAAGTTTGCAGGATTGTGAAGAGGTGCTAAAGGGATAAGCTCTCGGATCGTTCTAATCACTTCATTATCAATTAAAACCGTACTATGAAACTTCTCACCGCCGTGAACAACCCTGTGTCCGATTACATCTATCTCACTAAAGTCGATCGCCAATGCCTCTAATGCCTGATGGTGATCTTTTATATCTGAATGCTCTTCACCTATATGCTCAACAAGTTTTTCCTCTAAAACTGTTCCTTGGGGAAATTTTAAGAGTTTAAACTTTAAAGAGGAACTCCCAGAGTTAACAACTGCTATTTTCATTTTGCCCCGCTTGTATCGCCGTTATTGCGATCGTATTTACTATATCAGCTACCAAACACCCGCGGCTTAGATCATTTACAGGCTTTTTAAGACCTTGGATAATCGGTCCAATAGCTACCGCCCCGCTACTTCTTTGCACCGCTTTATAGGTGTTATTCCCGGTATTTAGATCAGGGAAGATAAACACACTCGCCTCCCCTGCTACTTTCGAGTTTGGAAGTTTTTTTCGTGCTACATCTTTATTAATTGCGGCATCGTATTGAATAGGCCCTTCTACAAACAGATCAGGGGCTTTCTCTTTTACCAGTTTTGTAGCCTCTTTTACTTTGTCTACATCTTCACCCCAGCCGCTATTGCCCGTTGAATATGAGAGCATTGCCACTTTCGGTTCAATATCGAAAAGTTTTGCCGTTTTTGCAGAAGCGATTGCGATGTCGGCTAAATTTTTACTGTCTGGTTCCTGGTTGATCGCACAATCACCATAGACTAAAACTTTTGTTTCAAAACACATCAAAAAAACCGAAGAGACGATAGAGATCTCTTTTGCTGTTTTTATGATCTGTAGTGCCGGTCGCATAGTATCGGCTGTTGAATGGACTGCACCGCTAACCATCCCATCGGCGATCCCGCATTCAACCATCATAGTTGCAAAATAGTTTGCATGGATCATCGCATCTCTTGAAGCTTGAAGTGTTAACCCTTTTTCTTTTCTCATCTCATAAAACTTTTCTACAAAACCATCCAAGAGTTCAGAATCTCTATGATCGATAATCTGTGCTTTTGAGAGGTCAAGCCCAAGCCTTAAATATCTATGTCGCACCTCATCTTTATCTCCAAGCAAGATAATATCTGCAACATCCCGGCGAAGTATGATCTCAGCTGCACGTAGTACCCTTTCATCTTCACTCTCCGGCAGTACTATTGTTTTTTTATCTGCACGTGCCATTGCAAAAAGTTTATACTCAAACATCTGCGGTGTCATAATATCACTAAAACTATGCGATATCTTCTCCTCGATCAGCTCAACATCTACGCTTTTATAAAACTCACCCAACGCTAGAGCAATTTTACGCTCTGAATTAACCCGTACACGCGGATGAAGCTTAATAATGTTTTTCGCAGTATTATAACTATCTGTTTCAACTGAGAGAATAGGAACCTTAAAACTTTTCAAACCGTCAATCAGTTTTTCTATATTTGGATGGATCGACATATTAAATGGAAATACTATCCCGCTGATATTTGGATATGCCGATGAATGAAGTGCCCCTAGAAGCCCAAGTATAATATCTGAACGATCTGCAGGAACGATAATGAGGTCATCCTCTTGAATATGCTCTAAAAAATTATCTAAAGAGAGTGCTGCAACACGCACCTCTTTAAAAGTTCTATTGTAATCATGCTCTGATACAAACACCTCTTTTGCATCCAAACCTTCGATCAAGTCCTCAATTGTTGAGAGGCTGAGTTCAGAGTTCTCCTCAACTATAAAAGTGGTATAGTCACTCTTTTGTAAAAGTGATTTTAACTCCTGTGACTTCTCTTTAGAGACTCGGTTAATGAAAGTTGCAAAATGGTTAGAAGCTAAGCTTATATGCTCATTTTCAATTAAAAGGTCTTCATAAACATCTTTTACCTCTTTATCTTTTGCCCCGATAATATTGATATACCCTGAACCGAAATTTTTAGCAAGTTCCATATTAAGATCATACGCTATCGTAGCACTTAAAGCATCTCTGTTAATCCCCTCACAAAGAACAAAGTCATAACTTTTCTCTAACTCTTTAAACTTCTCAATCAGTTGGTTAAGTAACTCTTTCTCTTTTTTTTGCGAGAGCATCTCTTCCACATATGAGATAGGAAAACCGATACACTGCTCATACTTCATATCTAGTTTATAGCGTTCAAGTATAAACTGAGTGTTATAGTCTTCACAGTTTTGATCGTAGATTACAGGTCTGAAAAAGGCTACTCGATGTAGCTTACGTTTTAAAAGTTCCATCATACCCATTGAGATAAACAGGGAACCTACATTTTTTTCATTTGAAGCTATATAGAGTGATTTTATTTGCATTCCGCTCTCCCACGCGCTCACTAGTTTGACGAAAGTCTTTAAAGAAATTTTCGTAGGGCTCAGACCAACGGGAGGATTTGTCCCGAAGAAAACTACTTTAAAGACGCTCTTTCAAAACGCTATTATTGTATAATTCTATCTAAAAACGGAAAATTTATGTGTATATGTGGAAATGAAAAAGATTTTAGTGAATGTTGTGAGCCGATAATTACAAAACAAAAAATCCCTGCGACTGCCGAAGAGTTGATGAGAAGCCGTTACTCTGCCTATGTTCAAGCAAATGGTGAGTACCTTGTTTACTCTGCCGTAAAAGAGAACCAGTTTAATGAAGATGTCGCTTTGATCGAAGAGTTTTCAAACTCTGTAGAGTGGTTAAAACTTGATGTTTTAGATGTAACACCCACAACGGTAGAGTTTAAAGCTTACTACCGCGATCAAAATGGGATCCAAGTACTGCATGAAAAAAGTAACTTTATCCAAGAGGACGGGATCTGGAAATATAAAGACGGAGAGCTTTATAACTCTAAAGTGGAACGTAATGAAAACTGTCCGTGCGGAAGCGGAAAAAAATATAAAAAGTGTTGCGCGTAGACAAAGTTAAATAGGTTTTACAAACACAAAACTTTTTTTCGAAAAACCGTTTTTCTCGTAAAAACGGTGTGCATCTTCCTTTTCTATTCCGCTGGAGAGTACAAGATTTTCACAAGCACCCATCTTTGCATAATCTTTTAGATAATCTAGCATCATCACCCCGTAACCCTGCGATCGAAACGCTTCGTCGGTTACAAGTTCATATACAAAAAGATGACGTCTGTGATATAGATTTGTACTTACAGCCACCCCTGCATAGGTGATAAGTTTATCTCTTTCAAAGATACCGATCATCGTATAATTAATATCACGCATCTCATAGATTAAGTCCTCAAACTCTTTATAATCCAAGGAGACTCGCAGTTGGCCGACAACTTCCCATGCCGTATCTAATTCTTTTAGTGTAAGTTCACGTATTTGCATTGG
Above is a window of Sulfurimonas marina DNA encoding:
- a CDS encoding acetate kinase, translated to MKIAVVNSGSSSLKFKLLKFPQGTVLEEKLVEHIGEEHSDIKDHHQALEALAIDFSEIDVIGHRVVHGGEKFHSTVLIDNEVIRTIRELIPLAPLHNPANLEGIEVMQKFAPNIPQVAVFDTAFHSSLQKEAYMYALPYEMYEKNHIRRYGFHGTSHSYLLKEAAKLLNKEPEKTSLISLHLGNGESICAIQNGKSVDISMGFTPLEGLMMGSRSGDLDAEIVLYMQKSLNLSVEEVDTILNKKSGLIGVCGENDIRTILERNDERAKLAIKMMVRRIHKYIGAYFMLLDTEVDAIVFSGGIGENSQVIRDKILDKAILKNLKSFVIKTDEELEIARECYQIVKKV
- a CDS encoding GNAT family N-acetyltransferase; this encodes MQIRELTLKELDTAWEVVGQLRVSLDYKEFEDLIYEMRDINYTMIGIFERDKLITYAGVAVSTNLYHRRHLFVYELVTDEAFRSQGYGVMMLDYLKDYAKMGACENLVLSSGIEKEDAHRFYEKNGFSKKSFVFVKPI
- the pta gene encoding phosphate acetyltransferase, which translates into the protein MQIKSLYIASNEKNVGSLFISMGMMELLKRKLHRVAFFRPVIYDQNCEDYNTQFILERYKLDMKYEQCIGFPISYVEEMLSQKKEKELLNQLIEKFKELEKSYDFVLCEGINRDALSATIAYDLNMELAKNFGSGYINIIGAKDKEVKDVYEDLLIENEHISLASNHFATFINRVSKEKSQELKSLLQKSDYTTFIVEENSELSLSTIEDLIEGLDAKEVFVSEHDYNRTFKEVRVAALSLDNFLEHIQEDDLIIVPADRSDIILGLLGALHSSAYPNISGIVFPFNMSIHPNIEKLIDGLKSFKVPILSVETDSYNTAKNIIKLHPRVRVNSERKIALALGEFYKSVDVELIEEKISHSFSDIMTPQMFEYKLFAMARADKKTIVLPESEDERVLRAAEIILRRDVADIILLGDKDEVRHRYLRLGLDLSKAQIIDHRDSELLDGFVEKFYEMRKEKGLTLQASRDAMIHANYFATMMVECGIADGMVSGAVHSTADTMRPALQIIKTAKEISIVSSVFLMCFETKVLVYGDCAINQEPDSKNLADIAIASAKTAKLFDIEPKVAMLSYSTGNSGWGEDVDKVKEATKLVKEKAPDLFVEGPIQYDAAINKDVARKKLPNSKVAGEASVFIFPDLNTGNNTYKAVQRSSGAVAIGPIIQGLKKPVNDLSRGCLVADIVNTIAITAIQAGQNENSSC
- a CDS encoding YchJ family protein, with protein sequence MCICGNEKDFSECCEPIITKQKIPATAEELMRSRYSAYVQANGEYLVYSAVKENQFNEDVALIEEFSNSVEWLKLDVLDVTPTTVEFKAYYRDQNGIQVLHEKSNFIQEDGIWKYKDGELYNSKVERNENCPCGSGKKYKKCCA
- a CDS encoding response regulator, with amino-acid sequence MKGLNILIIEDESILALNLSLQLKEAGFHVVDNATNFEDAFSLLKQHSEINLLIMDIHLNDKIDGVDFYKQLNEKIPVIYLTAYTDDQTINKAIETQPLGYLAKPLNERELFALLKLAALKRKPLQTSKENLLTLPNNYIFDREHDILTHNGQRVKINGKKLQLLKLLIEAKGEYIPFEIIEDELYKDNPPSESSLRTLVYRLRSQLGYDFIETQRAYGIRLSMQNSS
- a CDS encoding 7TM diverse intracellular signaling domain-containing protein, which produces MNVTLKLLIILLFSLSLSAYDIDDTTSNVSLLEHSSIFLDHTNSLEKEEVLTKKFQINNQKVINLGIVPDTALWIKFTLKNKTDKPLTKIIEYANSETEDLLFIDGDKTIKDGMFHHRDSRDSLNPTFEITLQPFEEKTYFIKGHCKISTFVAKIILWNKTDFVEHSYTQKFYMITFFTIIVTLLLYNLMLFIFTRDIVYLYYILYLTAVIFFESIYLGVAQLYLFSNAISEFVTKATMCYIVILVLPMLLFTMEFLHTERFKKTHLFLKTYLYGLPIIALLSFDNFLFDLNVMLIFFPLGFLMVLSGFYALKNGTKEASIYLIGWTFVIISLIFSVIQSLGGYNIFEHFRYINEVAFSLEAFTFSIALAYRIRRLHLQKDTLNQKLIELQQDEQKRLQTLVEKQTHDLKTSLEEKDLLYKELQHRVKNNLAMVISLLQLQIHKTTVKSTKNELTVTCNRINSFAKLYELLHLSDDHSMINTELYFQNIIKNIKIHFKLHVNILYDIKYNIPVKDSIYCGLILNELITNSFKYAFNNEGTILVRTYKKDHYIYMSVEDNGKGYDLKKTPSLGLTIVDTLTQKQLRGTIDVQVDNGTKTIIKWKEES
- a CDS encoding cold-shock protein produces the protein MAELVNGSVKWFNEEKGYGFIQQDNGGSDVFVHFRQVNNPNGGRVSLQEGQKVTFEIGEGQKGPQAENVTAV